The following proteins are encoded in a genomic region of Streptomyces collinus Tu 365:
- a CDS encoding EI24 domain-containing protein: MRDLGAGFGHLLAGQRWVGRHGRQYGFGLLPGLITLVLYAAALVALGVWGEDGVAWATPFADDWSSPWQGLFRGFLTAVLFALGLLLAVLTFTAVTLLVGQPFYENLSEKVDEDVSPDGTVPRSGLPLWRELWISARDSLRILVRALVWGVLLFALGFLPVVGQTVVPVLGFFVTGFFLTEELTSVALQRRGVELRDRLALLRSRKTLVWGFGTPLGLAFLVPFVAVFLMPGAVAGATLLARELLGEENARDETAEDGEPVSS, translated from the coding sequence ATGCGTGATCTCGGGGCGGGGTTCGGTCATCTCCTGGCGGGCCAGCGGTGGGTCGGCCGGCACGGCAGGCAGTACGGGTTCGGGCTGCTGCCCGGTCTGATCACCCTGGTGCTGTACGCGGCGGCGCTCGTCGCGCTCGGCGTCTGGGGCGAGGACGGGGTGGCCTGGGCGACCCCGTTCGCCGACGACTGGTCGAGCCCCTGGCAGGGACTGTTCCGCGGTTTCCTCACCGCCGTCCTGTTCGCCCTCGGCCTGCTGCTCGCCGTGCTCACCTTCACGGCCGTGACCCTGCTCGTCGGCCAGCCCTTCTACGAGAACCTGTCGGAGAAGGTGGACGAGGACGTCTCGCCCGACGGCACGGTGCCCCGGTCGGGCCTCCCGCTCTGGCGCGAGCTGTGGATCTCGGCCCGCGACAGCCTGCGGATCCTGGTCCGGGCCCTGGTGTGGGGCGTCCTGCTCTTCGCCCTCGGCTTCCTGCCCGTGGTCGGCCAGACGGTCGTGCCGGTGCTCGGCTTCTTCGTCACCGGCTTCTTCCTCACCGAGGAGCTGACCTCCGTCGCGCTGCAGCGCCGCGGCGTCGAACTCCGCGACCGGCTCGCCCTGCTGCGCTCCCGCAAGACCCTGGTGTGGGGCTTCGGCACCCCGCTCGGCCTGGCCTTCCTGGTCCCGTTCGTCGCGGTGTTCCTGATGCCCGGCGCGGTCGCGGGCGCCACCCTCCTCGCCCGTGAACTGCTGGGCGAGGAGAACGCGCGGGACGAGACGGCCGAGGACGGCGA
- a CDS encoding MarR family winged helix-turn-helix transcriptional regulator, with translation MATPHTTRPDELTIEVVQLIAEVVARYHADYEEAAAGHSLTGAQAKLLGLLTLEPLPMRKLAQKLRCEPSNVTGIVDRLESRGLVERRPDPGDRRVKVAAATDEGRGVARELRDGLRFAREPLAGLSDEERLVLRDLLRRMLDA, from the coding sequence ATGGCCACACCGCACACGACCCGTCCGGACGAACTGACCATCGAGGTCGTCCAGCTCATCGCCGAGGTGGTGGCCCGGTACCACGCGGACTACGAGGAGGCCGCCGCCGGGCACTCCCTGACCGGCGCCCAGGCGAAGCTGCTCGGCCTGCTGACGCTGGAGCCGCTGCCGATGCGCAAGCTGGCCCAGAAGCTCAGGTGCGAGCCGTCCAACGTGACCGGCATCGTGGACCGCCTGGAGTCCCGCGGCCTGGTCGAGCGCCGCCCCGACCCGGGCGACCGCCGGGTGAAGGTGGCCGCCGCCACGGACGAGGGCCGGGGCGTCGCCCGTGAACTGCGCGACGGCCTGCGCTTCGCCCGCGAGCCGCTGGCCGGCCTGTCCGACGAGGAGCGGCTGGTCCTGCGCGATCTGCTGCGGCGGATGCTCGACGCCTGA
- a CDS encoding NADP-dependent oxidoreductase, translating into MINREWHLQSRPVGWPKPEDFALVEAPVPTPGEGQILVRNAYVSVDPYMRGRMSAAKSYAAPYELGKVMQGGAVGEVVASNAEGFSVGDHVLHFFGWREYAALDAQHAVKVDASAAPLSTYLGVLGMTGLTAYAGLLRTASFKEGDVVFVSGAAGAVGSQVGQIAKLKGASRVIGSAGSDEKVKLLLEEYGFDAAFNYKNGPVAEQLREAAPDGIDVYFDNVGGDHLEAAIGSLNQGGRIAVCGMISVYNNTEPAPGPRNLARLIQTRGRIEGFLVGDHYDLQPQFVQEVGPWVASGALKYRETVVEGIENNLEAFLGVLRGDNTGKMIVKL; encoded by the coding sequence ATGATCAACCGCGAGTGGCACCTGCAGAGCCGTCCCGTCGGCTGGCCGAAGCCCGAGGACTTCGCCCTGGTGGAGGCGCCCGTGCCGACCCCCGGCGAGGGCCAGATCCTGGTACGCAACGCGTACGTCTCGGTGGACCCGTACATGCGCGGCCGGATGTCCGCCGCGAAGTCGTACGCCGCCCCCTACGAGCTGGGCAAGGTCATGCAGGGCGGTGCGGTGGGCGAGGTCGTCGCCTCGAACGCCGAGGGCTTCTCCGTCGGCGACCACGTCCTGCACTTCTTCGGCTGGCGCGAGTACGCGGCCCTGGACGCGCAGCACGCCGTCAAGGTCGACGCCTCGGCCGCTCCCCTGTCGACCTACCTCGGCGTCCTCGGCATGACCGGCCTGACCGCCTACGCCGGGCTGCTGCGCACCGCCTCCTTCAAGGAGGGCGACGTCGTGTTCGTCTCCGGCGCCGCGGGTGCCGTGGGCAGCCAGGTCGGGCAGATCGCCAAGCTGAAGGGCGCCTCCCGGGTCATCGGCTCGGCCGGCTCCGACGAGAAGGTCAAGCTGCTGCTGGAGGAGTACGGCTTCGACGCCGCCTTCAACTACAAGAACGGCCCGGTGGCCGAGCAGCTGCGCGAGGCCGCGCCCGACGGCATCGACGTCTACTTCGACAACGTCGGCGGCGACCACCTGGAGGCGGCCATCGGCTCGCTGAACCAGGGCGGCCGGATCGCGGTCTGCGGCATGATCTCGGTCTACAACAACACCGAGCCGGCCCCCGGCCCGCGCAACCTCGCCCGGCTGATCCAGACCCGCGGCCGCATCGAGGGCTTCCTGGTCGGCGACCACTACGACCTCCAGCCGCAGTTCGTCCAGGAGGTCGGCCCCTGGGTCGCCTCGGGCGCGCTGAAGTACCGCGAGACGGTCGTCGAGGGCATCGAGAACAACCTGGAGGCGTTCCTCGGCGTCCTGCGCGGCGACAACACCGGGAAGATGATCGTCAAGCTCTGA
- a CDS encoding organic hydroperoxide resistance protein, with translation MPIQQSDVLYTAVATAENGRDGRVATDDGRLDVVVNPPKEMGGNGAGTNPEQLFAAGYSACFQGALGVVARQEGADVSGSTVTAKVGIGKNEDGFGIIVEISAHIPNVGEAAARDLVEKAHQVCPYSKATRGNITVTLACE, from the coding sequence ATGCCCATTCAGCAGTCCGACGTCCTGTACACGGCGGTCGCCACCGCGGAGAACGGCCGCGACGGCCGGGTCGCCACCGACGACGGCAGGCTCGACGTCGTCGTCAACCCGCCCAAGGAGATGGGCGGCAACGGCGCCGGCACCAACCCCGAGCAGCTGTTCGCGGCCGGCTACAGCGCCTGCTTCCAGGGCGCGCTCGGCGTGGTCGCCCGGCAGGAGGGCGCCGACGTCTCCGGCTCGACCGTCACCGCGAAGGTCGGGATCGGCAAGAACGAGGACGGCTTCGGGATCATCGTGGAGATCTCCGCGCACATCCCGAACGTCGGGGAGGCCGCCGCGCGCGACCTGGTCGAGAAGGCCCACCAGGTGTGCCCCTACTCGAAGGCGACCCGCGGGAACATCACCGTGACCCTCGCCTGCGAGTGA
- a CDS encoding serine hydrolase domain-containing protein has product MTQGTTVHGTVAEGFEVVREEFAAFVGEEREDYEGQVCAHVHGRRVVDLWAGEGADGDSLYGVLCSTKGAAHLVTALLVQDGTLELDRKVTYYWPEFGAEGKGALTLRDLLAHRAGLVGTDTGFSAAELADDRALAERLADQRPFWRPGTAFGDHALVIGALTGEVVRRATGRTVQDLFEERVRAPYALDFFLGLPASREARFRTVRPMLPTPAQQAVLDALPSGPHTLAGIAFNRHAAEPTDLAALPNERLVRAKGPASVGGVASARGLAGMYAAVVGEVDGRAPLLKEDTVAEFGRPHSVGYDLVARAHKSFGLGFQATSDIWYPWLGAGSIGHSGAGGSQAFADPRSGLAYGYTRRRFAFPGGAAPENERLVRAVHRAALAR; this is encoded by the coding sequence ATGACTCAGGGGACCACCGTGCACGGCACGGTCGCCGAGGGCTTCGAAGTGGTGCGTGAGGAGTTCGCCGCCTTCGTCGGCGAGGAACGGGAGGACTACGAGGGGCAGGTGTGCGCCCATGTGCACGGCCGGCGGGTCGTCGACCTGTGGGCGGGCGAGGGCGCCGACGGGGACTCGCTGTACGGGGTCCTCTGCTCCACCAAGGGCGCCGCCCACCTCGTCACGGCCCTGCTCGTGCAGGACGGCACGCTGGAGCTGGACCGCAAGGTCACCTACTACTGGCCCGAGTTCGGCGCCGAGGGCAAGGGCGCGCTGACCCTGCGCGACCTGCTCGCGCACCGCGCCGGGCTGGTCGGCACCGACACCGGCTTCAGCGCGGCGGAGCTGGCCGACGACCGGGCGCTGGCCGAGCGCCTCGCCGACCAGCGGCCGTTCTGGCGGCCGGGCACGGCCTTCGGCGACCATGCCCTGGTGATCGGCGCGCTCACCGGCGAGGTGGTCCGGCGCGCGACGGGCCGGACCGTCCAGGACCTCTTCGAGGAGCGGGTCCGCGCTCCCTACGCTCTGGACTTCTTCCTGGGGCTGCCGGCCTCCCGGGAGGCCCGGTTCCGCACCGTCCGGCCGATGCTGCCGACCCCCGCGCAGCAGGCGGTGCTCGACGCCCTGCCGAGCGGCCCGCACACGCTCGCCGGTATCGCCTTCAACCGGCACGCCGCCGAGCCGACCGACCTGGCGGCCCTGCCGAACGAGCGCCTCGTGCGCGCCAAGGGCCCGGCCTCGGTGGGCGGTGTCGCCTCGGCGCGCGGTCTGGCGGGCATGTACGCGGCCGTCGTCGGCGAGGTCGACGGCAGGGCACCGCTGCTGAAGGAGGACACCGTCGCCGAGTTCGGCCGGCCGCACTCCGTCGGGTACGACCTCGTGGCGCGCGCCCACAAGTCGTTCGGCCTCGGCTTCCAGGCCACGTCCGACATTTGGTACCCGTGGCTCGGGGCGGGCTCCATCGGCCACAGCGGCGCCGGCGGCTCCCAGGCCTTCGCGGACCCGCGCAGCGGTCTGGCCTACGGCTACACGCGCCGCCGCTTCGCGTTCCCGGGCGGCGCGGCACCGGAGAACGAGCGGCTGGTGCGAGCGGTGCACCGGGCGGCACTGGCCCGCTGA
- a CDS encoding SCO2400 family protein, producing MDFCHPCQRHLNGALACPGCGAPARSVPAHAAAPATPTYAGTAAAPYGQQTFTEAPAWPHGHGDGPYDDRDGQDGFRDGQDGFRDGPDDGDLHEGHDGQDLHEDHDGTGPFGGEDGGEPRGRSARRDRKAAAHRRRRRRLLLVAAGFVLAAGGLSLAELGTDAPFAPFSGGGPAVSGDAAVDGGASASPDRAAAPPDAPSGTPGRRGASASADASPSASASKSPKDKASKSPSADGESAQPATAGAGPTASAPAGPAPSRPASTPTSAPSNSAPAPQPSPTRTCNRFLWWCT from the coding sequence ATGGACTTCTGCCACCCGTGCCAACGGCACCTCAACGGCGCCCTCGCCTGCCCGGGGTGCGGCGCTCCGGCGCGGTCCGTTCCCGCGCACGCGGCCGCTCCCGCCACGCCCACGTACGCGGGCACGGCCGCGGCGCCGTACGGGCAGCAGACCTTCACGGAGGCACCCGCCTGGCCGCATGGCCACGGGGACGGCCCGTACGACGACCGGGACGGGCAGGACGGCTTCCGGGACGGGCAGGACGGCTTCCGGGACGGCCCGGACGACGGCGACCTCCACGAGGGCCACGACGGGCAGGACCTCCATGAGGACCATGACGGCACCGGCCCCTTCGGCGGTGAGGACGGGGGCGAGCCCCGGGGCCGTTCCGCCCGGCGCGACCGCAAGGCGGCCGCACACCGGCGCAGGCGCCGCCGCCTCCTGCTGGTGGCCGCCGGGTTCGTGCTGGCGGCCGGGGGTCTGAGCCTCGCCGAACTCGGCACGGACGCCCCCTTCGCGCCCTTCTCGGGCGGCGGCCCGGCGGTGAGCGGGGACGCCGCGGTGGACGGCGGCGCCTCCGCGTCCCCGGACCGGGCGGCGGCCCCTCCGGACGCCCCGTCGGGCACCCCGGGGCGGCGGGGCGCCTCCGCCTCCGCGGACGCGTCGCCCTCCGCCTCCGCCTCGAAGTCCCCGAAGGACAAGGCGTCGAAGTCGCCGTCCGCCGACGGCGAGTCGGCCCAGCCGGCCACGGCGGGCGCGGGCCCGACCGCCTCGGCGCCGGCCGGTCCGGCGCCCTCCCGGCCGGCGTCCACCCCGACCTCGGCCCCGTCGAACTCCGCGCCGGCGCCGCAGCCGTCGCCGACCCGGACGTGCAACCGGTTCCTGTGGTGGTGCACGTAG